A single Anopheles funestus chromosome 2RL, idAnoFuneDA-416_04, whole genome shotgun sequence DNA region contains:
- the LOC125766351 gene encoding protein ABHD13 — MSIRDWKIVRVLAGIAMRIWAASGAALLSAFLIYMVYGGFFAFLLLLFAVSGILYHAQDNLLYHPELPANSRIFIPVPSMHGLPYETLHLKTRDAVSLHAFWIRHPGDKGRYVPTIVYFHGNAGNMGHRLQNASGFYHTLQCNVLMVEYRGYGLSTGTASEKGFFADARSILDHLFSRHDLDHGQIIIFGRSLGGAVSIDLAADAVYGSKIMGVIVENTFTSIPDMAVELIHPAVKYLPLLLYRNQYLSVDKIQFISAPILFVSGLADTLVPPRMMTMLHTRCGSTRKQMLQIVGGSHNDTWAVNGYYQGVAQFLKECRETKGPLQTPPVSHNVWPNIEEV; from the exons ATGTCAATCCGTGATTGGAAGATTGTCCGGGTCCTGGCCGGTATAGCGATGCGGATATGGGCCGCTAGCGGTGCCGCTTTGCTATCCGCCTTCCTGATATACATGGTGTACGGtggcttttttgcttttcttctgcttttgttTGCCGTGTCGG GCATCCTGTACCACGCACAGGACAACCTGCTGTACCATCCAGAGTTGCCAGCCAATTCGCGCATATTTATCCCCGTTCCGTCGATGCACGGATTGCCTTACGAAACGTTACACCTGAAGACGCGAGATGCCGTTTCGCTACACGCCTTTTGGATTCGGCATCCCGGCGATAAGGGTCGCTACGTACCGACAATAGTGTACTTTCATGGAAATGCCGGTAATATGGGTCATCGGTTACAAAACGCGAGCGGGTTTTACCATACGCTCCAGTGCAACGTGCTGATGGTAGAGTATCGCGGGTACGGTCTGTCGACCGGGACAGCGAGCGAGAAGGGATTCTTTGCCGATGCTCGTTCCATACTGGATCATCTGTTCAGCCGACATGATTTAGACCACGGGCAGATAATAATATTTGGCCGTTCGCTCGGTGGTGCCGTGTCGATCGATCTAGCAGCTGATGCCGTGTACGGTTCGAAGATAATGGGTGTCATTGTGGAGAACACGTTCACCAGCATTCCGGACATGGCGGTGGAATTGATTCACCCGGCAGTGAAGTATTTACCTCTGCTGCTCTACCGGAACCAGTACCTGTCCGTGGACAAGATCCAGTTCATTTCCGCCCCAATACTGTTCGTTTCCGGCCTGGCCGACACTCTAGTGCCTCCGAGGATGATGACGATGTTGCACACGCGATGTGGCAGTACCCGCAAGCAGATGCTGCAAATTGTTGGTGGATCCCATAACGACACGTGGGCTGTGAATGG GTACTACCAGGGTGTAGCCCAATTTCTAAAGGAGTGTAGAGAAACCAAAGGACCACTACAGACGCCCCCGGTAAGCCACAACGTGTGGCCAAACATTGAGGAAGTGTGA